A single window of Streptomyces xanthii DNA harbors:
- a CDS encoding FdhF/YdeP family oxidoreductase: protein MASKPPASDPVQDAPQVAAPQHHAAGLPAVKESLRIAREQMGVRRTALTLLRVNQKDGFDCPGCAWPEPEHRHAAEFCENGAKAVAEEATLRRVTPEFFAAHPVADLARRSGYWLGQQGRLTHPMYLAEGADRYEPVTWERAFDIIGEELTALASPDEAVFYTSGRTSNEAAFLYQLFAREFGTNNLPDCSNMCHESSGSALTETIGVGKGSVLLEDLYKADLIIVAGQNPGTNHPRMLSALEKAKEGGARIISVNPLPEAGLEKFKNPQTPRGLTRGASLTDLFLQIRLGGDQALFRLLNKLILETEGATDEAFIAEHTHGYEEFAEAARAAGWDETLKATGLSRADIDRALEMVLASRRTVVCWAMGLTQHKHSVPTIREVVNFLLLRGNIGRPGAGVCPVRGHSNVQGDRTMGIFERPAPAFLDALEKEFGFAPPRAHGYDVVRAIRALRDGEAKVFFAMGGNFVAASPDTEVTETAMRRARLTVHVSTKLNRSHTVTGARALILPTLGRTERDLQGGGEQFVTVEDSMGMVHASRGRLDPASRHLLSEPAIVARLARRVLGEPSRTPWEEFEKDYATIRDRIARVVPGFEDFNARVAHPGGFTLPHAPRDERRFPTSTGKANFTAAPVEHPHLPEGRLLLQTLRSHDQYNTTIYGLDDRYRGIRNGRRVVLVNPEDARDLALADGSYVDLVSEWRDGVERRAPGFRVVHYPTARGCAAAYYPETNVLVPLDATADVSNTPAGKSVVVRLEQSATD, encoded by the coding sequence ATGGCCAGCAAGCCGCCCGCGTCGGACCCGGTCCAGGACGCGCCGCAGGTCGCGGCGCCGCAGCACCACGCGGCCGGGCTCCCGGCCGTCAAGGAGTCCCTGCGGATCGCCCGCGAGCAGATGGGCGTACGGCGCACGGCGCTGACCCTGCTGCGGGTCAACCAGAAGGACGGATTCGACTGCCCCGGCTGCGCCTGGCCCGAGCCCGAGCACCGGCACGCAGCGGAGTTCTGCGAGAACGGGGCGAAGGCGGTCGCCGAGGAGGCCACCCTGCGCCGGGTGACCCCGGAGTTCTTCGCCGCGCACCCGGTGGCGGACCTCGCGCGCCGCTCCGGGTACTGGCTGGGCCAGCAGGGCCGGCTCACCCACCCCATGTACCTGGCCGAGGGCGCGGACCGGTACGAGCCGGTGACCTGGGAGCGCGCCTTCGACATCATCGGCGAGGAGCTGACCGCGCTCGCCTCCCCCGACGAGGCGGTCTTCTACACCTCGGGCCGCACCAGCAACGAGGCGGCGTTCCTCTACCAGCTCTTCGCCCGCGAGTTCGGCACGAACAACCTGCCCGACTGTTCGAACATGTGCCACGAGTCGTCCGGCTCCGCCCTCACCGAGACGATCGGCGTCGGCAAGGGCAGCGTCCTGCTGGAGGACCTCTACAAGGCGGACCTGATCATCGTCGCCGGGCAGAACCCGGGCACGAACCATCCGAGAATGCTGTCCGCTCTGGAGAAGGCGAAGGAGGGCGGCGCCCGCATCATCTCGGTGAACCCGCTGCCGGAGGCGGGCCTGGAGAAGTTCAAGAACCCGCAGACGCCCCGGGGCCTGACCAGGGGCGCCTCGCTCACGGACCTGTTCCTGCAGATCCGCCTCGGCGGCGACCAGGCCCTGTTCCGCCTGCTCAACAAGCTGATCCTGGAGACCGAAGGCGCCACGGACGAGGCCTTCATCGCCGAACACACCCACGGCTACGAGGAGTTCGCCGAGGCCGCCCGCGCCGCCGGCTGGGACGAGACGCTGAAGGCGACCGGCCTGTCCCGCGCCGACATCGACCGCGCCCTGGAGATGGTGCTCGCCTCACGGCGCACCGTCGTGTGCTGGGCGATGGGCCTCACCCAGCACAAGCACTCCGTGCCGACCATCCGCGAAGTGGTCAACTTCCTGCTCCTGCGCGGCAACATCGGGCGCCCCGGCGCCGGCGTCTGCCCCGTGCGCGGTCACTCGAACGTGCAGGGCGACCGCACCATGGGCATTTTCGAGCGCCCAGCTCCCGCCTTCCTCGACGCCCTGGAGAAGGAGTTCGGCTTCGCGCCGCCCCGCGCGCACGGCTACGACGTCGTACGGGCCATCCGCGCCCTGCGCGACGGCGAGGCCAAGGTCTTCTTCGCCATGGGCGGCAACTTCGTCGCGGCGTCCCCCGACACCGAGGTCACCGAGACCGCGATGCGCCGCGCCCGCCTCACCGTCCACGTCTCCACGAAGCTGAACCGCTCGCACACCGTCACCGGCGCCCGCGCCCTGATCCTGCCCACGCTCGGCCGCACCGAGCGCGATCTCCAGGGCGGCGGCGAGCAGTTCGTCACCGTCGAGGACTCGATGGGCATGGTGCACGCCTCGCGCGGCCGGCTCGACCCCGCGAGCCGGCATCTGCTCTCCGAGCCCGCCATCGTGGCCCGGCTGGCCCGCCGCGTCCTCGGCGAGCCCTCCCGCACCCCGTGGGAGGAGTTCGAGAAGGACTACGCGACGATCCGGGACCGCATCGCCCGCGTCGTCCCGGGCTTCGAGGACTTCAACGCGCGCGTGGCACACCCCGGAGGCTTCACGCTCCCGCACGCCCCGCGCGACGAGCGCCGCTTCCCCACCTCCACCGGCAAGGCCAACTTCACGGCCGCGCCCGTCGAGCACCCGCACCTGCCCGAGGGCCGCCTCCTGCTGCAGACCCTGCGCTCGCACGACCAGTACAACACCACGATCTACGGCCTCGACGACCGCTACCGGGGCATCAGGAACGGCCGCCGCGTCGTCCTTGTCAACCCGGAGGACGCGCGCGACCTCGCGCTCGCCGACGGCTCCTACGTCGACCTCGTCAGCGAATGGCGCGACGGCGTCGAGCGGCGCGCCCCCGGCTTCCGCGTCGTGCACTACCCGACGGCCCGGGGCTGCGCCGCCGCGTACTACCCGGAGACCAATGTGCTGGTGCCGCTGGACGCCACGGCGGACGTGAGCAACACCCCCGCCGGGAAGTCCGTGGTCGTCCGCCTGGAACAATCGGCGACCGACTGA
- a CDS encoding PaaI family thioesterase produces MGEQHSVKFPQEVIDEYAALGVDLPALFSAGDLGRRMGIDIKEASADRVVATMPVAGNTQPYGLLHGGASAVLAETLGSVGSMLHGGSGKIAVGVDLNCTHHRSARSGLVTGVATPVHRGRTTATYEVVITDDQDRRVCTARLTCILKDAPTQ; encoded by the coding sequence ATGGGCGAGCAGCACAGCGTGAAGTTCCCGCAAGAGGTCATCGACGAGTACGCCGCGCTCGGCGTGGACCTTCCGGCCCTGTTCTCGGCCGGGGACCTCGGCAGGCGCATGGGCATCGACATCAAGGAAGCCTCGGCGGACCGGGTCGTCGCCACGATGCCCGTCGCCGGCAACACCCAGCCCTACGGCCTGCTCCACGGCGGCGCCTCCGCCGTCCTCGCCGAGACCCTCGGCTCCGTCGGCTCGATGCTGCACGGAGGCTCCGGCAAGATCGCCGTCGGCGTCGACCTGAACTGCACGCACCACCGCAGCGCGCGCTCCGGACTCGTCACGGGGGTGGCGACGCCGGTCCACCGGGGCCGCACGACGGCGACGTACGAGGTCGTCATCACGGACGACCAGGACCGCCGCGTCTGCACGGCCCGCCTGACCTGCATCCTCAAGGACGCCCCGACCCAGTAA